Proteins from a genomic interval of Trifolium pratense cultivar HEN17-A07 linkage group LG6, ARS_RC_1.1, whole genome shotgun sequence:
- the LOC123889236 gene encoding calcium-dependent protein kinase 13 — translation MGNCCRSPAAVAREDVKSSFSNHDHGKRINNENHNTNKKTPPPVTVLGGAAKDNMEERYLVDRELGRGEFGVTYLCIDRDTRELLACKSISKRKLRTAVDIDDVRREVAIMRHLPKSSSIVTLREACEDDNAVHLVMELCEGGELFDRIVARGHYTERAAAAVAKTIVEVVQLCHKHGVIHRDLKPENFLFANKKENSPLKAIDFGLSIFFKPGEKFSEIVGSPYYMAPEVLKRNYGPEIDIWSAGVILYILLCGVPPFWAESEQGVAQAILRGLIDFKREPWPSISESAKSLVKQMLEPDPKLRLTAKQVLEHPWLQNAKKAPNVPLGDVVKSRLKQFSMMNRFKRKALRVIADFLSNEEVEDIKELFKKMDTDNDGIVSIEELKAGFRNFDSQLAESEIQMFIEAVDNNGSKGTLDYGEFVAISLHLKRMANDEHLHKAFSYFDKDGNGFIEPDELRTALMEDGTDDCTDVANDIFQEVDTDKDGRISYDEFVSMMKTGTDWRKASRHYSRGRFNSLSLKLMKDGSLNLGNE, via the exons ATGGGTAACTGTTGCAGATCTCCGGCCGCCGTCGCTCGTGAAGATGTCAAATCAAGTTTCTCAAACCACGATCATGGAAAACGAATCAACAACGAAAAtcacaacacaaacaaaaaaactccaCCTCCGGTCACCGTACTCGGCGGCGCAGCCAAAGATAACATGGAAGAACGTTACCTCGTTGACCGTGAACTCGGTCGCGGTgagtttggtgtaacctatctTTGCATCGATCGTGATACTAGAGAGCTTCTTGCTTGTAAGAGTATTTCCAAAAGGAAGCTTCGTACTGCTGTTGATATTGATGATGTGAGACGTGAAGTTGCTATTATGCGTCATTTACCTAAGAGTTCGAGTATTGTTACTCTTCGTGAAGCTTGTGAAGATGATAATGCTGTTCATCTTGTTATGGAGCTTTGTGAAGGTGGTGAGCTTTTTGATCGGATTGTTGCTAGAGGTCATTATACTGAACGTGCTGCTGCCGCGGTTGCCAAGACTATTGTTGAGGTTGTTCAGCTTTGTCATAAACATGGTGTCATTCATCGTGATCTTAAGCCGGAGAATTTCTTGTTTGCTAATAAGAAGGAGAATTCGCCTCTTAAGGCTATTGATTTTGGGCTTTCTATATTCTTCAAGCCAG GTGAGAAATTCTCAGAAATTGTTGGAAGTCCATATTATATGGCTCCAGAGGTGCTCAAGCGGAACTATGGACCTGAAATAGATATATGGAGTGCAGGAGTGATACTCTATATCTTATTGTGTGGTGTTCCCCCATTTTGGGCTg AATCTGAGCAAGGAGTTGCACAGGCTATTCTTCGAGGGCTTATAGATTTCAAACGGGAACCTTGGCCCAGTATTTCTGAAAGTGCTAAAAGTCTTGTTAAGCAAATGTTAGAACCAGACCCTAAGCTTCGATTAACGGCCAAACAAGTGCTTG AGCATCCTTGGCTCCAAAATGCTAAGAAGGCTCCAAATGTTCCTCTTGGAGATGTTGTCAAGTCAAGGCTTAAGCAATTCTCAATGATGAATCGATTCAAAAGAAAAGCCCTTAGG GTCATTGCAGATTTTTTATCCAATGAAGAAGTTGAAGACATCAAAGAGTTGTTCAAGAAGATGGATACTGATAATGATGGTATTGTTTCCATTGAAGAACTAAAAGCTGGATTCCGAAACTTTGACTCTCAACTTGCTGAGTCTGAAATTCAAATGTTTATTGAAGCT GTAGATAATAATGGTAGTAAGGGAACACTAGACTACGGAGAATTTGTTGCCATTTCCCTTCATTTAAAAAGAATGGCTAATGATGAGCATCTTCACAAGGCCTTCTCCTATTTTGACAAGGATGGGAATGGATTTATTGAACCAGATGAGCTACGGACTGCCTTGATGGAAGATGGAACTGATGACTGTACAGATGTAGCAAATGATATTTTCCAAGAAGTAGACACAGACAAG GATGGACGAATCAGCTATGATGAATTTGTGTCTATGATGAAAACTGGAACGGATTGGAGAAAAGCATCTCGGCATTACTCTCGTGGGAGATTCAATAGCTTGAGCTTAAAGTTAATGAAAGATGGTTCTTTAAACTTAGGAAATGAGTAG